The following are encoded together in the Zygosaccharomyces rouxii strain CBS732 chromosome C complete sequence genome:
- the APM1 gene encoding Apm1p (highly similar to uniprot|Q00776 Saccharomyces cerevisiae YPL259C APM1 medium subunit of the clathrin-associated protein complex) produces the protein MVSAVYFCDGKGRPILSRRYRDDIPISAIDKFAPLLLQLEEESSVIPPCLSHDGIQYLFIQHNDLYVVALATSLATNVAQVFAFLHKLMEVLEEYLKSVEEESVRDNFIIIYELLDEMMDYGIPQITETKMLKQYITQKSFKLMKAVKKSKAAPRPPTEVTNSVSWRAPNIVHKKNEAFLDIVESINMLMNQQGQVLRSEIIGQIKVKSKLSGMPDLKLGINDKGIFSKYVEGDSDPVTTAVTEGKKKTNIELEDLKFHQCVRLSKFENEKIITFIPPDGAFELMNYRLSMPVKPLIWCDVNVQVHSQSRIEIHCRARAQIKKRSIANSVEILIPVPDDADTPSFKYTHGSVKWVPQKNAILWKIRSFTGGKEYSMSAQMGLPSINALDKPKVKRPVQIKFQIPYFTTSGIQVRYLKITEPKLLYKSYPWVRYITQSGDDYTIKLNN, from the coding sequence ATGGTGTCTGCGGTCTACTTTTGTGATGGTAAAGGCAGGCCGATCCTTTCGAGAAGGTACAGAGACGATATTCCAATTTCTgcaattgataaattcgCACCGCTACTGTTGCAATTAGAGGAAGAATCAAGTGTAATTCCACCTTGTTTAAGCCATGATGGAATTCAATACCTTTTCATTCAGCACAATGATCTTTACGTGGTAGCGTTAGCGACGTCGTTGGCAACAAATGTGGCACAAGTTTTCGCCTTTCTACATAAATTGATGGAAGTACTAGAGGAGTATTTGAAAtcagtggaagaagaatcgGTTAGGGataattttattataaTATATGAATTATTGGATGAAATGATGGATTACGGTATTCCACAAATTACGGAAACAAAGATGTTAAAACAATATATTACTCAAAAATCATTTAAATTGATGAAAGCAGTTAAAAAGAGTAAAGCAGCACCAAGACCTCCAACTGAAGTAACGAATTCCGTTAGTTGGAGAGCTCCAAATATTGTTCACAAGAAAAATGAGGCGTTCTTAGATATTGTAGAATCAATTAACATGTTAATGAATCAACAGGGCCAAGTATTAAGGTCTGAAATTATAGGGCAAATCAAAGTTAAGTCCAAATTATCAGGTATGCCGGATTTAAAATTAGGTATCAACGATAAGGGTATTTTTTCTAAGTATGTGGAAGGTGATAGTGATCCAGTAACAACGGCAGTTACTGAGGGTAAAAAGAAGACTAATattgaattagaagatttaaaaTTCCATCAGTGCGTAAGGTTGagtaaatttgaaaatgaaaagataATTACATTTATTCCACCGGACGGTGCGTTTGAATTAATGAATTATAGATTGTCAATGCCTGTCAAACCGTTAATATGGTGTGATGTCAACGTTCAAGTACACTCACAATCAAGAATAGAAATACATTGTAGGGCAAGAGCTCAAATCAAGAAACGTTCAATAGCGAATAGTGTGGAGATTTTAATACCAGTGCCTGATGATGCAGATACGCCTTCCTTCAAATATACACATGGTTCAGTGAAATGGGTGCCACAGAAGAATGCAATTCTGTGGAAAATAAGGAGCTTTACGGGCGGTAAAGAATACTCAATGTCAGCTCAAATGGGGTTGCCATCAATTAACGCATTAGATAAGCCAAAAGTTAAAAGACCAGTACaaattaaatttcaaattcctTATTTCACAACGTCAGGGATACAAGTTCGTTACTTAAAAATTACAGAACCAAAGCTGCTGTACAAAAGTTATCCATGGGTAAGATATATTACACAAAGTGGTGATGATTATACTatcaaattgaacaattga
- the DOT5 gene encoding thioredoxin peroxidase DOT5 (some similarities with uniprot|P40553 Saccharomyces cerevisiae YIL010W DOT5 Nuclear thiol peroxidase) has protein sequence MAGLRRSTRLSSKEDTLKNRPEENESTQPPKKKSKKSDDNESLGEEEGDEEEESEGDSDFKEQEGEGEGEGEGKEEEEEEEEEEEPEEAKELEEGDPIPDILLKNQDGKEISLKKVSDEHKIVVIFGYPKASTPGCTRQACGFRDNYEDIKEHAAVFGLSADTVNAQKKFQEKQHLPFDLLSDPERHLVGLLGAKKSPESGIIRSHWVFADGVLKHKRVKISPEVSIEEGKKEVLELVKQFEDEGEKKEEKGDDEKKEEEEEDDKKEEDN, from the coding sequence ATGGCAGGACTACGTCGCTCAACAAGATTATCAAGTAAAGAGGATACATTGAAGAACAGACCtgaggaaaatgaatcaactcaaccaccaaagaagaagtccAAGAAGTCTGATGACAATGAATCACtaggtgaagaagaaggagacgaagaagaagaatcagaagGCGATTCCGATTTCAAGGAGCaggaaggtgaaggtgaaggtgaaggtgaaggtaaagaggaagaggaagaggaagaagaggaggaggaaCCAGAAGAAGCAAAGGAGTTAGAGGAAGGTGATCCAATTCCTGATATTCTTTTAAAGAATCAAGATGGTAaggaaatttctttgaaaaaagtgtCAGACGAACATAAGATTGTGGTAATCTTTGGATATCCCAAAGCAAGTACACCAGGTTGTACACGTCAAGCCTGTGGATTCCGTGATAATTACGAGGATATAAAGGAACATGCAGCCGTATTTGGTCTAAGTGCTGATACTGTTAACgctcaaaagaaattccaagagaaaCAACATTTACCTTTTGACCTATTAAGTGATCCTGAACGCCATTTAGTTGGTCTATTAGGAGCAAAGAAGTCACCAGAATCTGGTATTATAAGATCGCATTGGGTCTTTGCAGATGGTGTTCTCAAACATAAGAGAGTTAAGATTTCTCCAGAAGTCAgtattgaagaaggtaaaaagGAAGTATTAGAGTTGGTTAAACAATTCGAAGATGAAGgagagaagaaagaggaaaaggGAGACgatgagaaaaaagaagaggaggaagaagacgataagaaggaagaggacaattga
- the SLG1 gene encoding Slg1p (weakly similar to uniprot|P54867 Saccharomyces cerevisiae YOR008C SLG1 Protein involved in cell wall integrity and stress response) has protein sequence MIFGNLLTFLITCATLANAYHYLECVDSLPTSWTYEGSFTDQAEFNCYEQCNLKKSRYFAITGTTNQCYCGEELPVFTTTTTTTTNNINDDNEHYYNYKEEICGGSSSSYSLFSVIGSSEKFYRRDDDQTVVVTTAQPSVVISSVAETQAVTQTGGNSGSTPAPAPASSTSGSPNTASATPTGSGSAPAEITSLIPSTTTNAEHGTSIVYSTSIRTQSGSTLIKTVTQSATPSPTPNQDKNGKNSRHHVNVGAIVGGVVGGIGGAAVLTVLLLLLIRHLNKRREQERMEQEYQEAIKPVDFVGFGNRGGSTGGGLSSTNNTSDKAPQGTNTSVVSLNQGPSSSSFDDEYKDGVGAGQVTNPFDDSRRISDPAYMRSGSPASHKILTVVNPDEDN, from the coding sequence ATGATTTTTGGCAACTTGCTGACGTTCCTCATAACGTGTGCTACGTTAGCAAATGCATACCACTATTTGGAATGTGTTGATAGTTTACCAACGAGTTGGACATATGAAGGTAGTTTCACGGATCAAGCGGAATTTAACTGTTATGAACAATgtaatttgaagaaatcgaGATATTTTGCCATCACTGGCACAACAAATCAATGTTATTGTGGTGAGGAGTTACCAGTTtttactactactactactactactactaacaatattaatgatgataacgaGCACTACTATAATTATAAGGAGGAGATTTGCGGCGGGTCCAGTTCTTCATACTCCTTGTTCTCTGTGATCGGGTCGAGCGAGAAATTTTATCGGAGAGATGATGATCAGACTGTTGTAGTTACGACCGCGCAACCAAGTGTTGTTATAAGTTCTGTAGCAGAAACTCAAGCGGTTACACAAACAGGTGGTAATTCAGGTTcaacaccagcaccagcaccagcatCCTCAACGAGCGGGTCTCCAAATACTGCATCTGCAACTCCAACGGGGTCAGGATCCGCACCAGCAGAAATAACAAGTTTAATTCCAAGTACAACTACAAATGCTGAGCATGGAACGTCTATTGTTTACAGCACATCAATTAGAACACAAAGCGGATCAACTCTAATTAAAACTGTGACTCAAAGTGCAACTCCGTCACCTACACCAAATCAAgataaaaatggtaaaaataGCCGTCATCATGTGAATGTAGGTGCTATCGTTGGTGGTGttgttggtggtattggtggtgctgctgTTCTAACTGTACTACTTTTACTACTAATTAGACATTTGAACAAACGCCGTGAACAAGAACGTATGGAACAAGAATATCAAGAGGCCATTAAACCCGTTGATTTTGTCGGATTTGGTAATCGCGGTGGTAgtactggtggtggtctttCAAGTACCAATAATACTAGTGATAAAGCTCCACAGGGGACAAATACTTCGGTAGTTTCATTAAATCAAGGTCCATCATCAAGCTCATTCGATGATGAGTATAAGGATGGTGTCGGTGCTGGACAGGTAACAAATCCATTTGATGATTCTCGTAGAATCAGTGACCCTGCATATATGAGAAGTGGATCACCTGCAAGCCATAAGATTTTAACAGTGGTTAATCCTGATGAGGACAACTAA
- the CUB1 gene encoding Cub1p (similar to Q08977 YPL260W uniprot|Q7LGU3 Saccharomyces cerevisiae Hypothetical ORF), protein MNHSTLSQDITSSQHPQHVPQEEEGVLNYFLEIRTLLSQLKQNRTKYLDSKKVQATYEQVLTRVRELDDVRKSNHETPSSSATTLIHNAELHNRVDSVLDDVFQLLSLCFLTVGLKNSAPAAYSSLSTVQRLLEHLNESNVFTMHDLRPIKERLIEIKKIVEKSCEKNKEAAKEEEEYLKNAPDLDEADRNLSEETRRNKIEEDLLLRAKLQHCLDEYYSTEAKVETVDPSLSNIMDKLFQIRRELLSLAASAKKTTSSASAEKELENKHVLAPESVNTRVELLQKELNEIESYRDETGKFKSPESEQSAEKGQNVLNGLLSDCYDLLGDLSHQKNGGIELDPRLQPIYAKLIDIKTTLENLLITRRWTLRETDLFTYQKELGEIDSLRVNSKFPTDSGDNKGQTILLYLLRRCYAIIYKLLESSEPVSESLQPLHNQLSTVRRCLLSLQRMGGINNSRELYPYQMKLASLDGLRVDGKFYDLDGNIPEGQATLNALLAECFDIIHEMKIEAEEKTESETQSEAEGDGDDLRQTYSEAERENPRLARFLDNSYSTVEDDEDDDRSSPSSSSDQSVLDDSEVGSSIVRN, encoded by the coding sequence ATGAACCATTCGACTTTATCTCAGGATATTACCAGCTCTCAACATCCTCAACATGTTCctcaagaggaagaaggCGTGTTAAACTATTTCTTAGAAATCAGAACTCTCCTAAGTCAGTTGAAACAGAATAGGACGAAATATCTTGACTCAAAAAAGGTCCAAGCAACTTATGAACAAGTTCTAACGAGAGTCAGAGAACTAGATGATGTTAGAAAGAGTAATCATGAAACGCCTTCAAGTAGTGCAACGACTTTAATTCACAATGCTGAATTACACAATAGAGTTGATTCTGTATTGGATGATGTCTTCCAGTTACTTTCATTGTGCTTCCTAACGGTTGGATTGAAAAACTCTGCCCCTGCAGCTTATTCATCTTTATCTACCGTCCAAAGATTATTGGAACATTTAAACGAATCTAATGTTTTCACTATGCATGATTTAAGACCAATTAAGGAAAGGTTAATTGAAATCAAGAAGATTGTTGAGAAAAGTTgtgaaaagaacaaagaagctgcaaaggaagaagaagaatatcTTAAGAATGCACCAGATTTGGATGAAGCAGACAGAAACCTTTCGGAGGAAACTAGACGGAAtaagattgaagaagatttattaTTAAGGGCAAAACTACAACACTGTTTAGACGAATATTATAGCACGGAGGCAAAGGTGGAAACAGTTGATCCAAGCCTTTCTAATATTATGGATAAATTGTTTCAAATTCGTAGGGAACTTTTATCATTAGCAGCATCTGCTAAAAAGACAACATCATCAGCATCTGCCgaaaaggaattagaaAACAAACATGTTCTAGCGCCTGAAAGTGTTAACACAAGAGTAGAgcttttacaaaaggaattaAACGAAATAGAATCATACAGAGATGAAACTGGGAAATTTAAATCACCAGAATCTGAACAATCTGCTGAAAAGGGTCAAAATGTTTTAAATGGTCTTTTAAGCGATTGTTACGATCTGCTTGGGGATTTGTCACATCAGAAGAATGGTGGTATCGAATTAGATCCTCGCTTACAACCAATTTACGCTAAATTAATCGACATCAAAACaactttggaaaatctATTAATCACAAGGCGGTGGACACTTAGAGAAACTGATCTTTTCACTTATCAAAAGGAATtgggtgaaattgataGTCTACGTGTCAATTCTAAATTTCCAACGGATTCAGGGGATAATAAGGGTCAGACAATTCTTCTATACCTTTTGCGCAGATGTTATGCTATAATTTACAAATTGTTGGAGAGTTCTGAACCTGTTTCCGAATCATTACAACCTTTACATAACCAATTGTCCACAGTACGTCGTTGTCTTCTATCATTACAGAGAATGGGAGGTATTAACAATAGTAGAGAATTGTACCCATATCAAATGAAGTTAGCATCCTTAGATGGTTTACGTGttgatggtaaattttaTGATCTTGATGGAAATATTCCTGAAGGTCAAGCAACTTTAAATGCATTATTAGCTGAATGTTTTGATATTATACATGAAATGAAGATAGAAgcagaagaaaaaacagAATCAGAAACTCAATCAGAAGCGGAGGGCGATGGTGATGATCTCCGTCAAACTTATAGTGAAGCAGAAAGAGAAAACCCACGACTAGCGAGATTTCTCGATAATTCATACTCTACtgtggaagatgatgaagatgatgacCGTTCTTCTCCATCGAGCTCAAGTGATCAAAGTGTTCTCGATGACAGTGAAGTTGGTTCTTCTATAGTAAGgaattga
- a CDS encoding cornichon family protein (highly similar to uniprot|P53173 Saccharomyces cerevisiae YGL054C ERV14 Protein localized to COPII-coated vesicles involved in vesicle formation and incorporation of specific secretory cargo required for the delivery of bud-site selection protein Axl2p to cell surface related to Drosophila cornichon) translates to MMTSWIFILAVVVNCINLFAQVHFTILFADLEADYINPIELCSKVNSLITPEAILHGVLSILFLLNGYWFVFLLNLPILAYNANKIYKKIQLLDATEIFRTLGKHKRESFLKLAFYLLMFFFYLYRMIMALIADSDDEDEY, encoded by the coding sequence ATGATGACATCTTGGATCTTTATACTTGCTGTGGTGGTGAATTGTATTAACCTATTTGCTCAGGTCCATTTTACAATTCTTTTCGCGGATTTGGAAGCTGATTATATCAATCCAATTGAATTATGCTCAAAAGTTAACAGTTTGATTACACCTGAAGCGATACTTCATGGAGTTTTGTCAATTCTTTTCCTATTAAATGGTTACTGGTTTGTGTTTTTGTTGAATCTACCAATTTTGGCATACAATGCAAACAAGATTTATAAAAAGATTCAACTATTAGATGCAACTGAGATCTTCAGAACTTTGGGTAAACACAAGAGGGAGAgctttttgaaattagcATTTTACCTATTaatgttcttcttttactTGTACAGGATGATCATGGCTCTCATCGCCGATAgtgacgatgaagatgaatattAA
- the NGR1 gene encoding Ngr1p (similar to uniprot|Q75EC3 Ashbya gossypii AAR151W AAR151Wp and weakly similar to YBR212W uniprot|P32831 Saccharomyces cerevisiae YBR212W NGR1 negative growth regulatory protein), which translates to MSSNYSNDHQNNTTVTATTTTTTTADQQVPSPGSNSNSNSNSNSVIPLPPTATIETSSEPPRTLWMGDLDPSFDEVTIQQIWSQLDKRVFVKLIRAKKNLLIPCSSTAGTQSQQQSQVQQSLPPPTQEDQDSSAENTQKININGISFIDPATTPLHHAGYCFVEFETQQDAQFGLSLNSTPLPNFISQSSGLATNPTGQRNFRLNWASGATLQSSIPSRPEFSLFVGDLSPTATEADLLSLFQQKFKSVKTVRVMTDPITGASRCFGFVRFGNEEERRRALVEMNGVWCQGRCLRVAYATPRNNMMWQVQGAQGQQPANPSSSNPQNSSQTPLLVKTANSMIGGGNNAASGVGANPAPSATVASNAPITAAGAGTSGNNNNNNNNVPLPLSHYNLPPPISTQQLPDFSSSAQAYTTDPNNTTVFIGGLTPKINENQLQTLFSPFGNILTVKIPQGKNCGFVKFEKRIDAEAAIQGMQGFVVGGCPIRLSWGRNTVSTPTSAGTGNNSNNANLLPQFLQQQQQQQQQQQFLTNQSNPYAYVPMSHSSSSVPSQPLDVYQNSMMQAQAVQAAQAQAQAQAQAQAQAQAQAQVQAQAQAQAQAQAQAQAQAHAQAQAQARATQAAQAAQAQQMWWSGNPSWVPTSGGGPYPGGIYGGGPGGNEPLATPQQMNMPLMYQQLARAQSTDSSQGDSNGRFDLVNEPTSTGGSIPPIPPPVLR; encoded by the coding sequence ATGTCATCGAATTACTCAAACGATCATCAAAATAACACTACTGTTACAgccactactactactactaccactgCCGATCAACAGGTTCCTAGCCCAGGTTCGAACTCGAATTCGAATTCGAATTCGAATTCTGTTATTCCATTACCACCGACGGCTACGATTGAAACTTCCTCTGAACCACCAAGAACTCTTTGGATGGGTGATTTAGATCCGtcatttgatgaagttaCGATTCAACAGATTTGGTCACAGTTAGATAAAAGAGTGTTTGTTAAGTTGATTAGAgcaaagaagaatcttttaATTCCTTGCAGTTCAACAGCAGGGACACAGTCTCAACAGCAGTCCCAAGTACAACaatcattaccaccaccaactCAAGAGGATCAAGATAGCTCCGCTGAGAATACTCAGAAAATTAATATTAATGGAATTTCATTTATTGATCCCGCAACTACTCCGTTGCACCATGCAGGTTATTGTTTTGTCGAGTTTGAAACTCAACAGGATGCTCAATTTGGCCTATCATTAAATTCAACTCCGTTACCGAATTTCATTTCTCAATCTAGTGGTTTGGCGACAAATCCAACCGGTCAAAGGAATTTTAGACTGAATTGGGCATCAGGCGCAACTTTACAAAGTTCTATTCCATCAAGACCTGAATTTTCACTTTTCGTTGGCGATCTTTCACCAACAGCAACGGAAGCCGATCTGCTATCACTTTTCCAGCAGAAGTTCAAGTCTGTCAAAACTGTCCGTGTAATGACTGATCCCATTACAGGTGCTTCAAGATGTTTTGGTTTCGTTAGGTTTGGCAATGAAGAAGAGCGTAGAAGAGCTTTGGTGGAAATGAATGGTGTTTGGTGTCAAGGTCGTTGTCTAAGAGTTGCCTACGCAACTCCAAGAAATAATATGATGTGGCAAGTTCAAGGTGCTCAAGGTCAACAACCTGCtaatccatcttcttcaaatcctCAAAATTCTTCTCAGACTCcattgttggtgaaaacaGCCAATAGTATgattggtggtggtaataatgCCGCAAGTGGCGTCGGTGCTAACCCAGCTCCATCAGCTACAGTAGCATCTAACGCCCCCATCACAGCCgctggtgctggtactagtggtaacaacaataacaacaataacaacgTACCACTACCGTTGTCACATTATAATTTACCTCCACCAATTTCCACTCAGCAATTAccagatttttcttcatcagccCAGGCTTATACCACTGATCCTAACAATACAACAGTTTTCATTGGTGGACTAACCCCAAAGATTAATGAAAATCAATTACAAACCCTTTTCTCACCGTTTGGTAATATTCTAACCGTAAAAATTCCACAAGGCAAAAATTGCGGATTTGTTAAATTCgagaaaagaattgatgCTGAAGCTGCAATTCAAGGCATGCAGGGTTTCGTGGTAGGCGGATGCCCAATTAGATTGTCATGGGGTCGTAATACAGTCTCTACGCCAACAAGtgctggtactggtaataatagtaataatgcgaatcttcttccacaatttcttcaacagcagcaacagcagcaacaacagcaacaatttttgacaAATCAATCGAATCCTTATGCCTATGTCCCCATGTCacattcatcatcttcagttCCTTCTCAACCGCTAGATGTTTATCAAAACTCGATGATGCAAGCTCAAGCGGTGCAAGCGGCTCAAGCCCAAGCCCAAGCCCAAGCCCAAGCTCAAGCTCAAGCTCAAGCTCAAGCACAAGTTCAAGCCCAAGCACAAGCCCAAGCCCAAGCTCAAGCCCAAGCTCAAGCTCAAGCCCACGCACAAGCTCAGGCGCAAGCAAGAGCCACACAGGCCGCACAGGCCGCACAAGCCCAACAAATGTGGTGGTCAGGTAATCCTTCATGGGTACCTACGTCTGGTGGTGGTCCCTATCCAGGTGGAATTTACGGCGGTGGTCCTGGTGGCAACGAACCACTAGCGACTCCTCAGCAGATGAATATGCCACTTATGTATCAACAATTGGCAAGGGCTCAATCTACAGATTCTTCTCAGGGTGATTCGAATGGTCGGTTTGACTTGGTTAACGAACCAACTAGTACAGGTGGTAGTATACCACCAATTCCACCCCCAGTGCTAAGGTAA
- the EST3 gene encoding telomerase subunit EST3 (some similarities with uniprot|Q03096 Saccharomyces cerevisiae YIL009C-A) yields the protein MPQAIVSVKPFDSVFLQPWIQTALAEHDPRLGDRLIPPVPTQDLSQPELSSKVLSNIRHFVKVTRFFDVDHYTVYASIRDSKAQLLS from the coding sequence ATGCCTCAAGCAATTGTATCTGTAAAACCTTTTGATTCTGTCTTTCTACAACCATGGATACAAACTGCCCTAGCCGAACACGATCCAAGACTGGGTGATCGTCTAATCCCGCCAGTGCCCACTCAGGATCTTTCCCAACCAGAACTAAGCTCCAAAGTGCTTTCCAATATACGTCATTTCGTAAAAGTTACAAGATTCTTTGATGTGGATCATTACACAGTGTATGCTTCCATAAGAGATTCCAAAGCTCAATTGCTTAGTTGA
- the AME1 gene encoding Ame1p (some similarities with uniprot|P38313 Saccharomyces cerevisiae YBR211C AME1 associated with microtubules and essential regulator of microtubule stability) — protein MDYGSMSFDLTDRGIKLLYRQRGSHLRKIDGEIETLIIEDQTPSPTPDVEAEDEITIGPQREPESNVPLQLEPEPEPEPDVPVEAEAGLPPNEFELPEISPEVPPEIPPEEPPEIAEPPSIPDYHFQNIPLRQLSSTITSIASIETIKSILTNLLEKDLIPHAKSHFESDRDRESKMMHKLDVRIFQLVSQNLNSDLQDILDINISNNQLLYQLRQLMSTREDLNQQLVQTRSELQQLKCGGEWYQLKNSQDKLQSRLRLNQELNQLTKTIESKDAPPLPKGHNRKKYDIDDLCDLLNPHTGLLNRLQNK, from the coding sequence ATGGACTACGGATCGATGAGCTTTGATTTAACAGATAGAGGTATCAAACTTCTGTATAGGCAGCGAGGGTCACATTTAAGAAAAAtcgatggtgaaattgaaacgTTAATCATAGAGGATCAGACCCCGTCACCAACACCAGATGTGGAAGCGGAGGATGAGATAACAATAGGGCCACAACGAGAGCCAGAGTCAAATGTACCACTGCAACTTGAACCAGAACCAGAACCAGAACCAGATGTGCCAGTAGAAGCAGAAGCAGGGCTGCCACcaaatgaatttgaacTACCTGAAATATCGCCCGAGGTACCGCCTGAAATACCGCCTGAAGAACCGCCTGAAATAGCCGAACCTCCAAGCATACCAGATTACCATTTCCAGAATATTCCCCTAAGACAGCTGTCATCCACCATTACTTCGATTGCATCTATTGAAACTATCAAGTCGATTTTAACGAATCTTTTAGAAAAAGATCTAATACCGCACGCCAAGTCCCATTTCGAATCGGATAGAGATCGGGAATCTAAGATGATGCATAAACTGGACGTCAGaatcttccaattggtttctcaaaatttaaacAGCGATCTACAAGATATCTTGGACAttaatatttcaaataacCAACTGTTATACCAGTTGAGACAATTAATGTCTACTagagaagatttgaatcaGCAGTTAGTACAGACCAGATCTGAATTACAGCAGCTGAAATGCGGTGGGGAGTGgtatcaattgaaaaattcacaAGATAAGCTACAGTCAAGACTCCGATTaaatcaagaattaaatCAATTGACAAAGACTATTGAATCAAAAGATGCACCACCGCTACCGAAAGGTCATAATCGGAAAAAATATGACATCGATGATCTATGCGATTTGTTAAATCCACATACAGGTTTACTGAATCGTTTACAAAATAAATga